In the Bartonella apihabitans genome, GATCCCATACCACGATAGGCTTTGAAAGAACGACCTTTATAAAGATAAACTTCACCGGGGCTTTCTTCCGTGCCGGCAAGGAGTGAACCAATCATGACCGCGCGGGCACCTGCTGCCAATGCTTTGGCAAGGTCGCCCGAATATTTGATACCGCCATCGGCAATGATCGGAATGCCGGCTTTATCGGCAACTTCGACAGCTCCCATAATCGCGGAAAGCTGCGGAACGCCGACACCGGCGACAATACGGGTTGTGCAAATGGAACCTGGCCCGATGCCGACTTTCACTGCGTCAGCTCCGCTATCGATAAGCGCTTGCGTCGCTTCAGGTGTTGCGACATTACCGGCCATAATAGCTGTAGAACCGGCAATCTTTTTAATTTCTTTAACGGCATCAAGTACACGCTGTGAATGACCATGAGCAGTATCGATCACCAGAATATCGACACCGGCATCAATAAGCCGCTCTGCGCGTTCTATACCATCGTGACCAACAGTACTTGCCGCCCCGACACGTAAACGCCCGTGAGCATCTTTCGCCGCATTCGGGTTAAGGCGTGATTTTTCGATATCTTTTACGGTTATCAAACCAACGCAACGCCCTTCATTATCAACAACCAGAAGCTTTTCAATGCGGTTTTGATGAAGGAGTCTTTTTGCTTCGTCATGTTGAACATTTTCACGAACAGTCACGAGGTTTTCCCGTGTCATCAATTCGTAAATTTTCTGTTTTGGATCGGAAGCAAAACGAACATCACGATTGGTCAGAATACCGACAAGGCGGCCAAGTTTCTCGCCATTTTCAACAACAGGAATGCCGGAAATGCCGTGTGCTGCCATAAGCGCTTTGGCTTCTTCCAACGTGGCTTCCGGCCCGATGGTGACTGGGTTGACAACCATGCCGGATTCAAACTTCTTGACCTGACGGACCTCTTCAGCCTGCTCTGACGGTGTCATATTGCGGTGAATAACGCCCATCCCGCCAGATTGTGCCATGGCGATTGCCAATCTCGACTCGGTTACCGTATCCATTGCCGCCGATAAAAGCGGCATGTTCAAGACTATGTCGGTTGCAACGGTCGTTTTAAGATCGACCTGTCCCGGCATAACTTCAGAATGGGCAGGCTGT is a window encoding:
- the guaB gene encoding IMP dehydrogenase, whose translation is MAKIIETATGREALTFDDVLLQPAHSEVMPGQVDLKTTVATDIVLNMPLLSAAMDTVTESRLAIAMAQSGGMGVIHRNMTPSEQAEEVRQVKKFESGMVVNPVTIGPEATLEEAKALMAAHGISGIPVVENGEKLGRLVGILTNRDVRFASDPKQKIYELMTRENLVTVRENVQHDEAKRLLHQNRIEKLLVVDNEGRCVGLITVKDIEKSRLNPNAAKDAHGRLRVGAASTVGHDGIERAERLIDAGVDILVIDTAHGHSQRVLDAVKEIKKIAGSTAIMAGNVATPEATQALIDSGADAVKVGIGPGSICTTRIVAGVGVPQLSAIMGAVEVADKAGIPIIADGGIKYSGDLAKALAAGARAVMIGSLLAGTEESPGEVYLYKGRSFKAYRGMGSVGAMARGSADRYFQADVHDELKLVPEGIEGQVAYKGSAASVLHQLAGGLRASMGYLGAPNLEEFRKKATFVRITNAGLNESHTHNVSITRESPNYPSAIL